A stretch of the Nicotiana tabacum cultivar K326 chromosome 6, ASM71507v2, whole genome shotgun sequence genome encodes the following:
- the LOC107762933 gene encoding uncharacterized protein LOC107762933: MDWLYPKRRGPEWKQGWTNQTLASVSVPPLPLLAIFAIVVFLLSLSQYNNYKEQLEQTRINLQLFFYLLPVFLIFLMRSSMLNGGFSFWGPSQPRHNNSFYKRSRAEFPWGVAILVVVLIVLVSYQSSFQSKWFPFSGSD, from the coding sequence ATGGATTGGTTGTATCCCAAAAGAAGGGGTCCAGAATGGAAACAAGGTTGGACAAACCAGACACTAGCCTCAGTTTCAGTTCCACCCCTTCCATTGTTGGCCATATTTGCCATTGTTGTTTTCTTGCTGTCATTGTCTCAATACAATAACTATAAAGAACAGTTGGAGCAAACTAGGATCAATTTGCAGCTATTTTTCTATCTACTACCAGTCTTCTTGATCTTCCTCATGCGTTCAAGCATGCTAAATGGGGGATTCAGCTTCTGGGGTCCGTCGCAGCCTCGGCACAACAACTCCTTTTATAAAAGAAGCAGAGCAGAATTTCCATGGGGTGTCGCAATCTTGGTGGTGGTTCTTATAGTGCTGGTTTCTTATCAGTCCTCATTTCAGTCCAAGTGGTTCCCTTTTAGTGGATCAGATTAG